Proteins from a genomic interval of Marmoricola sp. OAE513:
- the aroB gene encoding 3-dehydroquinate synthase: protein MTEPITRMPVRGASPYEVVVGHGVLGEVAGMLPPGAERVAVCYAEPLAHLADRVVAGLGDHEITRIVLPDGEVAKTGQVAIGAWEQLGAAGFTRSDAVVTVGGGATTDMGGFIAATWLRGVPVVHVPTTLLAMVDAAVGGKTGMNTGAGKNLVGSFHEPAGVVCDLDVLTTLPQAELVAGLGEVVKCGFIADPEILAIIDRSPAAALDPGSAELRELVERAIAVKIAVVVDDLREQGGADGHPGREVLNYGHTMAHAIEKATAYEIRHGEAVALGMVFVSELARLAGHLDDDTAARHGTVLELVGLPTRYSGTAFETLHATMKVDKKSRGSQLRFVVLDGLAKPVVLAGPSEEHLRAAYEHLAGSVVEPVETGRP, encoded by the coding sequence ATGACTGAGCCCATCACCCGTATGCCGGTGCGCGGGGCCTCGCCCTACGAGGTGGTCGTGGGTCACGGCGTGCTCGGCGAGGTCGCGGGCATGCTCCCGCCGGGAGCCGAGCGGGTCGCGGTCTGCTACGCCGAGCCCCTGGCCCACCTCGCGGACCGCGTCGTCGCAGGTCTGGGGGACCACGAGATCACCCGGATCGTGCTGCCCGACGGCGAGGTCGCCAAGACCGGTCAGGTCGCGATCGGCGCCTGGGAGCAGCTCGGGGCCGCCGGGTTCACCCGGTCCGACGCGGTCGTCACCGTGGGCGGGGGAGCCACCACCGACATGGGCGGCTTCATCGCCGCCACCTGGTTGCGCGGCGTCCCCGTGGTGCACGTGCCGACCACGCTGCTCGCCATGGTCGACGCCGCCGTGGGCGGCAAGACCGGCATGAACACCGGCGCGGGCAAGAACCTCGTCGGCTCGTTCCACGAACCGGCCGGCGTGGTCTGCGACCTCGACGTCCTGACCACGCTCCCGCAGGCCGAACTGGTCGCCGGGCTCGGTGAGGTGGTGAAGTGCGGCTTCATCGCCGACCCCGAGATCCTCGCCATCATCGACCGCAGTCCGGCCGCTGCCCTGGACCCCGGGTCCGCCGAGCTGCGCGAGCTGGTCGAGCGCGCGATCGCGGTGAAGATCGCCGTGGTGGTCGACGACCTGCGTGAGCAGGGCGGAGCGGACGGGCACCCAGGCCGCGAGGTCCTCAACTACGGCCACACGATGGCGCACGCGATCGAGAAGGCGACGGCGTACGAGATCCGGCACGGCGAGGCCGTCGCGCTCGGGATGGTCTTCGTCTCCGAGCTGGCCCGCCTCGCCGGACACCTGGACGACGACACCGCCGCTCGCCACGGCACCGTCCTGGAGCTGGTGGGTCTGCCCACGCGCTACAGCGGCACGGCGTTCGAGACGCTGCACGCCACCATGAAGGTCGACAAGAAGTCGCGCGGGTCCCAGCTCCGGTTCGTGGTGCTCGACGGGCTCGCGAAACCGGTCGTGCTCGCCGGCCCGAGCGAGGAGCACCTCCGCGCCGCCTACGAGCACCTGGCCGGATCGGTCGTCGAGCCTGTCGAGACGGGGCGTCCATGA
- a CDS encoding type II 3-dehydroquinate dehydratase — MKVLVLNGPNLGRLGRRQPEIYGSTTHAELAQLCVGWGRDLGLDVEVRQTNHEGQMLDWLNDAADEATPVVLNAAAWTHYSYAIFDACAQLVAPLVEVHISDPASRPEEFRHHSVVTPYAAAVIAGQGIDGYRQALEFVATSRDG; from the coding sequence ATGAAGGTACTCGTGCTCAACGGTCCCAACCTGGGACGCCTGGGTCGGCGCCAGCCCGAGATCTACGGCTCCACGACCCACGCCGAGCTCGCCCAGCTCTGCGTCGGCTGGGGGCGGGACCTCGGCCTGGACGTCGAGGTCCGGCAGACCAACCACGAGGGCCAGATGCTCGACTGGCTCAACGACGCTGCCGACGAGGCGACGCCGGTGGTGCTGAACGCCGCAGCCTGGACGCACTACTCCTACGCGATCTTCGATGCCTGCGCCCAGCTGGTCGCTCCGCTCGTCGAGGTGCACATCTCCGACCCGGCCTCGCGCCCGGAGGAGTTCCGGCACCACTCGGTCGTGACGCCGTACGCCGCCGCGGTGATCGCGGGGCAGGGGATCGACGGCTACCGGCAGGCGCTGGAGTTCGTCGCGACGAGCCGGGACGGCTAG
- the efp gene encoding elongation factor P has protein sequence MATTNDLKNGMVLNIDGQLWAVTEFQHVKPGKGPAFVRTKLRNVESGKNVDKTFNAGTKVETASVDKRTMQYLYNDGTSYVFMDTDTYDQLEIAPEIIGDAKNYLLENGEAIVATNEGRVLFVELPASVELLISFTEPGLAGDSATGRTKPATLETGHEIQVPLFINQGEKIKVDTREGGSYLGRVKG, from the coding sequence ATGGCAACGACGAACGACCTCAAGAACGGCATGGTTCTCAACATCGACGGTCAGCTCTGGGCTGTCACCGAGTTCCAGCACGTGAAGCCCGGCAAGGGCCCGGCCTTCGTCCGGACCAAGCTGCGCAACGTGGAGTCGGGCAAGAACGTCGACAAGACCTTCAACGCCGGCACCAAGGTCGAGACCGCCAGCGTCGACAAGCGGACGATGCAGTACCTCTACAACGACGGCACGTCGTACGTCTTCATGGACACCGACACCTACGACCAGCTCGAGATCGCCCCGGAGATCATCGGCGACGCGAAGAACTACCTCCTCGAGAACGGCGAGGCGATCGTCGCGACCAACGAGGGCCGGGTGCTCTTCGTCGAGCTGCCCGCCTCCGTCGAGCTGCTGATCAGCTTCACCGAGCCCGGCCTCGCCGGCGACTCGGCGACGGGCCGCACCAAGCCGGCGACGCTGGAGACCGGTCACGAGATCCAGGTGCCGCTGTTCATCAACCAGGGGGAGAAGATCAAGGTCGACACCCGTGAGGGTGGCTCCTACCTCGGCCGCGTCAAGGGCTGA
- the nusB gene encoding transcription antitermination factor NusB, whose product MSARSKARKRALDLIFAAEARGLSADQLLSDQLDAGDGPANEYTLTLVRGVHEHRARLDELISRYAEGWTIDRLPAVDRNVLRLGIYEVLYVDDVPDAVAVSEAVNLARDLSTDESPAFVNGLLGNVARDKGSLVP is encoded by the coding sequence TTGAGCGCACGCTCCAAGGCCCGCAAGCGGGCCCTCGACCTGATCTTCGCCGCCGAGGCCCGCGGCCTCAGCGCGGACCAGCTGCTCAGCGACCAGCTCGACGCCGGCGACGGTCCGGCCAACGAGTACACCCTGACCCTGGTGCGCGGCGTGCACGAGCACCGCGCCCGTCTGGACGAGCTCATCTCGCGGTACGCCGAGGGCTGGACCATCGACCGCCTCCCCGCGGTGGACCGCAACGTGCTGCGCCTCGGCATCTACGAGGTCCTCTACGTCGACGACGTCCCCGACGCCGTGGCCGTGAGCGAGGCGGTGAACCTGGCGCGCGACCTGTCGACCGACGAGTCGCCCGCGTTCGTCAACGGACTGCTCGGCAACGTCGCCCGCGACAAGGGATCGCTCGTCCCGTAA
- a CDS encoding NAD(P)/FAD-dependent oxidoreductase — translation MTSRHECDVVVLGLGPGGEHAALLLAGKGLDVVAIDERLVGGECPYFGCVPSKMMIAAATTLHEARRVSELAGRADVTPDWGPVAARIRDEATDDWDDKVAVDRLLDAGATFVRGRGAITAPREVTVDGTTYAARRGIVLNTGTTPSAPPIEGLAGTPFWTNREIVRVTELPRSMTVIGGGPIGCELAQVFSTFGVEITVVDVADRIIAVEEPEASEVLTKAFGDQGIDVVAGAKIERVEHGAGGFTVVLADREITSEQLLVAAGRRNNLAGIGLEHVGLDPEARVLEPDERMRVADGVWAVGDITGKGAFTHVSMYQADVVVRDVLGEDGPWADYRAVARATFTSPEVGSVGLSEAAARKQGIDIRVATGDLGSRGWLAKEEGLVKLVADRQRGVLVGGCVVGSTGGEVISLVATAIHAEIPLSTLTEMHFAYPTFYRALQPVLRDLVD, via the coding sequence ATGACCTCCCGCCACGAATGCGATGTCGTCGTCCTCGGACTCGGACCCGGCGGCGAGCACGCCGCCCTGCTGCTGGCCGGGAAGGGCCTCGACGTCGTCGCGATCGACGAACGGCTCGTCGGTGGCGAGTGCCCCTACTTCGGGTGCGTCCCGTCGAAGATGATGATCGCTGCCGCGACCACCCTGCACGAGGCACGGCGCGTCTCCGAGCTCGCCGGACGGGCGGACGTCACTCCGGACTGGGGACCGGTGGCGGCCCGGATTCGCGACGAGGCCACCGACGACTGGGACGACAAGGTGGCCGTCGACCGGCTCCTGGACGCGGGGGCGACCTTCGTCCGCGGGCGTGGAGCGATCACGGCGCCGCGGGAAGTCACCGTGGACGGCACGACGTACGCCGCGCGCCGGGGCATCGTGCTCAACACCGGGACGACGCCGAGCGCGCCCCCGATCGAGGGGCTGGCGGGCACTCCGTTCTGGACCAACCGCGAGATCGTCAGGGTCACCGAGCTGCCGCGGTCGATGACGGTGATCGGCGGCGGCCCGATCGGCTGCGAGCTGGCCCAGGTCTTCTCGACCTTCGGGGTCGAGATCACCGTCGTGGACGTGGCCGACCGGATCATTGCGGTCGAGGAGCCCGAGGCGTCCGAGGTGCTGACGAAGGCGTTCGGCGACCAGGGCATCGACGTCGTCGCCGGGGCGAAGATCGAGCGCGTCGAGCACGGCGCCGGCGGGTTCACGGTCGTCCTGGCCGACCGCGAGATCACCTCCGAGCAGCTGCTGGTCGCGGCGGGCCGGAGGAACAACCTGGCCGGCATCGGCCTCGAGCACGTCGGGCTGGACCCCGAGGCGCGGGTCCTCGAGCCGGACGAGCGCATGCGGGTCGCCGACGGTGTCTGGGCGGTGGGTGACATCACCGGCAAGGGCGCGTTCACCCACGTCTCGATGTACCAGGCCGACGTCGTCGTGCGTGACGTGCTCGGCGAGGACGGTCCGTGGGCCGACTACCGCGCGGTCGCGCGGGCGACCTTCACCTCCCCCGAGGTCGGTTCGGTCGGGCTGTCGGAGGCGGCGGCCCGCAAGCAGGGCATCGACATCCGGGTCGCCACCGGGGACCTGGGGTCGCGCGGTTGGCTGGCCAAGGAGGAAGGTCTCGTCAAGCTGGTGGCGGACCGGCAGCGCGGCGTCCTGGTCGGGGGCTGCGTCGTCGGCTCGACCGGCGGCGAGGTCATCTCGCTGGTCGCCACCGCGATCCACGCGGAGATCCCGCTCAGCACGCTCACCGAGATGCACTTCGCGTACCCGACGTTCTACCGGGCCCTGCAGCCGGTGCTGCGCGACCTCGTGGACTGA
- a CDS encoding thrombospondin type 3 repeat-containing protein translates to MRSAPTSCRTSLRVVVVLALAAVGLVAWPTIASAVSTGCASMNSASVDGEYNNGTAVGAFEAGEVLVFDVSGTDGLAAGLLAVQTDQLGQPGYVPVSLSVQVPQKIVYPVTVSADYSLSWSVPLAVVHDPTWLVSCSADSDVDGISDDVDNCPQVVNPDQSDVDGDGRGDLCDGTDDDPDRDGVFTDVDNCPAVENPSQSDVDGDGKGDACDDVDDDIDRDGVFTEDDNCPSVANPEQEDLDGDGKGDACDFVNDDVDGDGVFNDVDNCPTTANPGQADVDGDGLGNACDPVNNLDLDNDGVNNAVDNCPSVANANQANTDGDGLGNACDPDDDNDGVPDASDSCPLVLGTRSDGCNNTAPTVKLTSPAAGALLDPTRATTVTATATDDLGVASVTFRLGARTVCVDTTAPYSCAVKPTERETGVQVLTATARDAVNAQATTSRPVTVDRFKGVLSVAASKPKGKKPKVAASGRLFLPAGTTAAVACSGTVTVRLAVGKKVKSVTAPLKRTGTTCTFTTAKVAVPKGKVKATAKFAGNKVLRPI, encoded by the coding sequence ATGCGCTCAGCGCCCACGTCGTGCAGGACGTCGTTGAGGGTGGTCGTCGTCCTCGCGCTCGCCGCGGTCGGCCTGGTCGCGTGGCCCACGATCGCGTCCGCCGTCTCGACCGGCTGCGCCAGCATGAACAGCGCATCGGTCGACGGCGAGTACAACAACGGCACGGCGGTCGGGGCGTTCGAGGCAGGCGAGGTCCTGGTCTTCGACGTCTCCGGCACCGATGGCCTGGCAGCCGGTCTGCTCGCGGTCCAGACCGACCAGCTCGGCCAGCCCGGGTACGTCCCGGTCTCCCTGTCGGTCCAGGTGCCCCAGAAGATCGTCTACCCGGTGACGGTCTCGGCCGACTACTCGCTCTCCTGGAGTGTGCCGCTCGCCGTCGTGCACGACCCGACGTGGTTGGTCTCGTGCAGTGCGGACAGCGACGTCGACGGGATCAGCGACGACGTCGACAACTGCCCCCAGGTGGTCAACCCCGACCAGTCCGACGTCGACGGCGACGGACGCGGCGACCTCTGCGACGGCACGGACGACGACCCCGACCGCGACGGCGTCTTCACCGATGTCGACAACTGCCCGGCGGTCGAGAACCCGTCGCAGTCCGACGTCGACGGGGACGGCAAGGGCGACGCCTGCGACGACGTTGACGACGACATCGACCGGGACGGGGTCTTCACCGAGGACGACAACTGCCCCTCCGTCGCGAACCCCGAGCAGGAGGACCTGGACGGGGACGGCAAGGGCGACGCCTGCGACTTCGTGAACGACGACGTGGACGGGGACGGCGTGTTCAACGACGTCGACAACTGCCCGACGACGGCCAACCCGGGCCAGGCCGACGTGGACGGCGACGGTCTCGGCAACGCCTGCGACCCGGTCAACAACCTCGACCTCGACAACGACGGGGTGAACAACGCCGTCGACAACTGCCCGTCGGTCGCGAACGCGAACCAGGCGAACACCGACGGTGACGGCCTCGGCAACGCCTGCGACCCCGACGACGACAACGACGGCGTTCCGGACGCCTCCGACTCCTGTCCGCTCGTCCTCGGCACCCGGTCCGACGGGTGCAACAACACCGCGCCGACGGTGAAGCTGACCTCGCCGGCAGCCGGGGCGCTGCTCGACCCGACCCGCGCGACGACGGTGACCGCGACCGCCACCGACGACCTCGGCGTCGCCTCGGTGACGTTCAGGCTCGGGGCGCGGACGGTATGCGTCGACACCACCGCGCCGTACAGCTGCGCGGTGAAGCCGACCGAGCGCGAGACGGGGGTCCAGGTGCTCACGGCGACCGCGCGTGACGCCGTCAACGCCCAGGCGACCACGTCGCGACCGGTCACGGTCGACCGGTTCAAGGGCGTCCTGAGCGTGGCCGCGTCCAAGCCGAAGGGCAAGAAGCCGAAGGTCGCGGCGTCCGGCAGGCTGTTCCTGCCCGCCGGTACGACGGCCGCCGTCGCCTGCAGCGGGACGGTCACCGTCCGGCTCGCAGTGGGCAAGAAGGTCAAGAGCGTGACGGCGCCGCTGAAGCGGACGGGCACCACGTGCACGTTCACGACGGCGAAGGTCGCGGTCCCGAAGGGCAAGGTGAAGGCGACCGCCAAGTTCGCCGGCAACAAGGTCCTCCGGCCGATCTAG
- a CDS encoding wax ester/triacylglycerol synthase family O-acyltransferase yields MKLLSPVDSMFVRMETSRAPLHIGCGAIFELPEGAGPDFVRDLHQAFAQLSWVPFTYDSVVDHGPANALSRWVKVTPDPSYHVRLSALPSPGTDAQLGQLIERLHSHPLDLTKPLWEAHVIEGLEGNRFAFYFKAHHGATDGLGAMRTIKQWLTTDPHGNVAPGGKESPERAALARADRQAIRLARSIVGGIGATGEMAGKVLEMALGANSAVLGALRTPGTPFNKKVTRNRRIAKAELDLPRLRTIARATGTTVNDVVLTAISGAVRRYLTDLDELPNRTLTASVPVGIDRDEGTINAAAGFVCPLGTDVADPVARLQGINAVTARGKKELVALSPGALQQFTLAGLLPIAFSQKVVTAPPLFNFVVSNLVLSREPLYLAGARLVSMVPVSFLSDGYGLNVTLIGYGDKVIIGFVGCRDTLPHLQRLAIYTDEALDELEAAVG; encoded by the coding sequence ATGAAGCTGCTCAGCCCGGTCGACAGCATGTTCGTACGCATGGAGACCTCCCGTGCCCCGCTGCACATCGGGTGCGGCGCGATCTTCGAGCTCCCCGAGGGCGCCGGGCCCGACTTCGTCCGCGACCTGCACCAGGCGTTCGCCCAGCTCTCGTGGGTGCCCTTCACCTACGACAGCGTCGTGGATCATGGGCCCGCGAACGCGCTGTCGCGCTGGGTCAAGGTGACGCCGGACCCGTCGTACCACGTGCGGCTCTCGGCCCTGCCCAGCCCGGGGACCGACGCCCAGCTCGGCCAGCTGATCGAGCGGTTGCACTCCCACCCGCTGGACCTCACCAAGCCGTTGTGGGAGGCGCACGTGATCGAGGGCCTCGAGGGCAACCGGTTCGCCTTCTACTTCAAGGCCCACCACGGAGCCACCGACGGCCTCGGCGCGATGCGCACGATCAAGCAGTGGCTGACCACCGACCCGCACGGCAACGTCGCCCCCGGCGGAAAGGAGTCCCCCGAGCGCGCGGCGCTCGCCCGAGCCGACCGCCAGGCGATCAGGCTCGCCCGCTCCATCGTCGGCGGGATCGGCGCCACCGGCGAGATGGCCGGCAAGGTGCTCGAGATGGCCCTGGGCGCCAACAGCGCTGTGCTGGGAGCGCTGCGCACGCCGGGCACACCGTTCAACAAGAAGGTCACCCGCAACCGCCGGATCGCCAAGGCCGAGCTCGACCTGCCACGCCTGCGCACGATCGCCCGGGCGACCGGGACGACGGTGAACGACGTGGTGCTCACCGCGATCAGCGGTGCCGTCCGGCGATACCTCACCGATCTCGACGAGCTGCCGAACCGCACCCTGACCGCCTCGGTGCCCGTGGGCATCGACCGCGACGAGGGGACCATCAACGCGGCGGCGGGCTTCGTCTGCCCGCTGGGAACCGACGTGGCCGACCCCGTGGCGCGCCTGCAGGGGATCAACGCCGTGACCGCGCGCGGCAAGAAGGAGCTGGTCGCCCTCTCCCCCGGCGCCCTCCAGCAGTTCACCCTGGCCGGGCTGCTGCCGATCGCGTTCTCCCAGAAGGTCGTCACGGCACCGCCGCTGTTCAACTTCGTCGTCTCGAACCTCGTGCTCTCGCGCGAGCCGCTCTACCTCGCCGGTGCACGACTGGTCAGCATGGTGCCGGTGTCGTTCCTCTCCGACGGCTACGGCCTCAACGTCACGCTGATCGGGTACGGCGACAAGGTCATCATCGGCTTCGTCGGTTGCCGCGACACGCTGCCGCACCTCCAGCGGCTCGCCATCTACACCGACGAAGCGCTGGACGAGCTCGAGGCGGCAGTCGGCTAG
- the pyrR gene encoding bifunctional pyr operon transcriptional regulator/uracil phosphoribosyltransferase PyrR, which yields MTPTPDPGPETDVQPGGRTVLDARDIARALTRISHEILERNKGSEDLVLLGIPSRGVHLAQRIAARIAEVEGAEVASGSLDITMYRDDLRLRPARALAPTAIPAGGIDGKVVVLVDDVLYSGRTIRAALDAMNDIGRPQAVRLAVLVDRGHRDLPIRADFVGKNLPTSTSEKVAVRLAEYDGEDSVTIR from the coding sequence ATGACGCCTACCCCAGACCCTGGTCCGGAGACGGACGTGCAGCCCGGAGGACGCACGGTCCTCGACGCTCGTGACATCGCCCGAGCGCTGACCCGCATCTCCCACGAGATCCTCGAGCGCAACAAGGGTTCCGAGGACCTGGTCCTGCTCGGCATCCCCAGCCGGGGCGTGCACCTGGCGCAGCGGATCGCCGCTCGCATCGCCGAGGTCGAGGGCGCCGAGGTGGCCAGCGGATCCCTCGACATCACGATGTACCGCGACGACCTCCGGCTGCGTCCGGCCCGCGCGCTCGCGCCGACGGCGATCCCGGCCGGCGGCATCGACGGCAAGGTCGTCGTGCTGGTCGACGACGTCCTCTACTCCGGCCGCACCATCCGCGCAGCGCTGGACGCCATGAACGACATCGGCCGCCCCCAGGCGGTCCGGCTCGCCGTCCTGGTCGACCGCGGCCACCGCGACCTGCCGATCCGCGCCGACTTCGTGGGGAAGAACCTGCCGACCTCGACCAGCGAGAAGGTCGCGGTCCGACTGGCGGAGTACGACGGGGAGGACTCGGTGACGATCCGATGA
- a CDS encoding aspartate carbamoyltransferase catalytic subunit produces MSTGHLLSAGDLTRDDADLILATAEEMRSLADRPIKKLPALRGRTVVNLFFEDSTRTRMSFEAAAKRLSADVINFSAKGSSVSKGESLKDTAMTLEAMGADAVVCRHWASGAPYNLAHAGWSRSTVVNAGDGTHEHPTQALLDAFTMTRHLGTGPTRSIDGRRIAIVGDVLHSRVARSNALLLQTLGAEVTLVAPPTLLPYGVDTWGVQTSYDIDAVLPKADAVMMLRVQRERMNDSYFPSAREYSRRYGLDARRMAALQEHAIVMHPGPMVRGMEITADVADSDRSVIVEQVTNGVAVRMAVLYLLLGGSESALTTTSEENNA; encoded by the coding sequence ATGAGCACCGGCCACCTGCTCAGTGCCGGCGACCTGACCCGCGACGACGCCGACCTGATCCTCGCCACCGCGGAGGAGATGCGCTCCCTGGCGGACCGGCCGATCAAGAAGCTGCCGGCGCTGCGCGGCCGCACCGTCGTCAACCTCTTCTTCGAGGACTCCACCCGTACCCGGATGTCCTTCGAGGCCGCCGCGAAGCGACTCTCCGCCGACGTCATCAACTTCTCCGCGAAGGGCTCCTCGGTGAGCAAGGGGGAGTCGCTCAAGGACACCGCGATGACCCTGGAGGCGATGGGGGCCGACGCCGTCGTCTGCCGGCACTGGGCTTCGGGGGCGCCGTACAACCTGGCCCACGCGGGGTGGTCCCGGTCCACCGTGGTCAACGCCGGCGACGGCACCCACGAGCACCCGACCCAGGCACTGCTGGACGCGTTCACGATGACCCGCCACCTCGGCACCGGACCGACCAGGAGCATCGACGGCCGTCGCATCGCGATCGTCGGCGACGTGCTGCACAGCCGGGTGGCCCGTTCCAACGCGCTGCTGCTGCAGACGCTGGGCGCCGAGGTCACCCTGGTCGCTCCGCCGACGCTGCTGCCGTACGGCGTCGACACCTGGGGGGTCCAGACCTCCTACGACATCGACGCCGTGCTCCCGAAGGCGGACGCCGTGATGATGCTGCGCGTCCAGCGCGAGCGGATGAACGACTCCTACTTCCCGAGCGCACGGGAGTACTCGCGCCGCTACGGCCTGGACGCCCGGCGGATGGCCGCGCTGCAGGAGCACGCGATCGTCATGCACCCCGGCCCGATGGTCCGTGGCATGGAGATCACCGCCGACGTCGCGGACTCCGACCGCTCGGTGATCGTCGAGCAGGTGACCAACGGGGTCGCCGTCCGGATGGCTGTGCTCTACCTCCTGCTCGGCGGCAGCGAGTCCGCCCTGACCACCACCTCTGAGGAGAACAACGCGTGA
- a CDS encoding dihydroorotase, translating into MTQYLLQGASILGGEPTDILIADGVIAEVAASSTTGGIDAAGAEVVDATGLIALPGLVDLHTHLREPGREDAETVESGTRAAALGGFTAVHAMANTDPVADTAGVVEQVWRLGREAGYCDVYPVGAVTVGLAGEQLAELGAMADSAARVRVFSDDGKCVADPVLMRRALEYVKAFDGVVAQHAQEPRLTEDAQMNEGELSGRLGLRGWPAVAEEAIIARDCLLAAHVGSRLHVCHLSTAGSVEIVRWAKSKGWNVTAEACPHHLLLTDELAATYDPIYKVNPPLRTAADVEAVRAGLADGTIDIVATDHAPHPHEDKDCEWQAAAFGMLGLETALSIVQHTMVDTGAIDWTGVAERMSYAPARIGRLADHGRPIAVGEPAHVVLYDAAATRTIEPGEMASLSRNTPYAGRELPGRVVATFLRGKATVLDGKLV; encoded by the coding sequence GTGACCCAGTACCTGCTCCAGGGCGCCTCGATCCTCGGCGGCGAGCCGACGGACATCCTCATCGCCGACGGCGTGATCGCCGAGGTCGCGGCAAGCTCGACCACCGGCGGGATCGACGCTGCCGGTGCCGAGGTCGTCGACGCCACCGGACTGATCGCGCTGCCAGGCCTGGTCGACCTGCACACCCACCTGCGCGAGCCGGGTCGCGAGGACGCCGAGACGGTCGAGTCCGGCACCCGAGCGGCAGCGCTCGGCGGCTTCACAGCTGTGCACGCGATGGCCAACACCGATCCGGTCGCCGACACCGCCGGTGTCGTCGAGCAGGTCTGGCGGCTGGGTCGCGAGGCCGGCTACTGCGACGTCTACCCGGTCGGGGCGGTCACCGTCGGGCTGGCCGGCGAGCAGCTCGCCGAGCTCGGCGCGATGGCCGATTCCGCAGCCCGCGTCCGGGTCTTCTCCGACGACGGCAAGTGCGTCGCCGACCCGGTGCTGATGCGGCGTGCGCTGGAGTACGTCAAGGCCTTCGACGGGGTCGTCGCGCAGCACGCCCAGGAGCCGCGGCTGACCGAGGACGCCCAGATGAACGAGGGGGAGCTGTCGGGCCGCCTCGGCCTGCGGGGCTGGCCCGCCGTCGCGGAGGAGGCGATCATCGCGCGTGACTGCCTGCTCGCCGCGCACGTCGGCTCCCGCCTGCACGTCTGCCACCTCTCCACCGCCGGCTCGGTCGAGATCGTCCGCTGGGCCAAGTCGAAGGGTTGGAACGTCACGGCCGAGGCCTGCCCGCACCACCTGCTGCTGACCGACGAGCTGGCCGCGACGTACGACCCGATCTACAAGGTGAACCCGCCGCTGCGCACGGCCGCCGACGTCGAGGCGGTCCGGGCCGGACTCGCCGACGGGACCATCGACATCGTCGCGACCGACCACGCACCGCACCCGCACGAGGACAAGGACTGCGAGTGGCAGGCCGCCGCGTTCGGGATGCTCGGCCTCGAGACGGCGCTGTCGATCGTCCAGCACACGATGGTCGACACCGGGGCGATCGACTGGACCGGCGTCGCCGAGCGGATGTCCTACGCTCCGGCGCGAATCGGCCGGCTCGCCGATCACGGACGCCCGATCGCCGTGGGGGAGCCCGCCCACGTCGTCCTGTACGACGCTGCCGCGACCCGGACGATCGAACCGGGCGAGATGGCCTCGCTCTCGCGCAACACCCCGTACGCCGGCCGGGAGCTGCCCGGCCGCGTGGTGGCGACGTTCCTGCGCGGCAAGGCCACCGTCCTGGACGGGAAGCTGGTCTGA